The Setaria italica strain Yugu1 chromosome IX, Setaria_italica_v2.0, whole genome shotgun sequence genome has a window encoding:
- the LOC101778240 gene encoding uncharacterized protein LOC101778240 — translation MWSTPAHRPANPMALVDAKAEGASTSAEPVAPAHPVFLVVLDGVETPIHEGTLYGNGGGSVTVTGPGNLSADGLRSVLVRGGGAGTTVRFTLCADAAAEGVGAAWFDRCGAARAEGAREVSVTRCRAAEVERAGKVAVERCRDARLRGGGAAVAARCRRADVESFGGVRLARCKAARLDWCGTVEVEMCRAIDVSRCGAVTGERCRVVNAAGCGSVAVAHAEVNMVEEEQLLSMNEPGAAFSAPAASHVCGAAEEDPAAAGDTASYLS, via the coding sequence ATGTGGAGCACTCCAGCTCACCGGCCTGCAAACCCGATGGCGCTCGTCGACGCCAAGGCCGAAGGCGCGTCCACCTCCGCCGAGCCCGTGGCGCCCGCGCACCCCGTgttcctcgtcgtcctcgacggcgtcGAGACGCCCATCCACGAGGGCACGCTctacggcaacggcggcggctcggtCACCGTCACCGGCCCCGGCAACCTCTCCGCCGACGGCCTCCGGAGCGTTCtcgtccgcggcggcggggccgggacCACCGTGCGGTTCACGCTCTgcgccgacgcggccgccgaggGCGTCGGGGCGGCGTGGTTCGACCgctgcggcgcggcgcgcgcggagggGGCGCGGGAGGTGTCCGTGACCCGGTGCCGCGCCGCGGAGGTGGAGCGCGCCGGGAAGGTCGCCGTCGAGCGGTGCCGGGACGCgcggctccgcggcggcggggcggccgtcgccgcgcgGTGCCGGCGCGCCGACGTGGAGAGTTTCGGCGGGGTGCGCCTGGCGCGGTGCAAGGCCGCGCGGCTCGACTGGTGCGGCACCGTGGAGGTCGAGATGTGCAGGGCCATCGACGTCAGCCGGTGCGGCGCCGTCACCGGGGAGCGGTGCCGCGTCGTCAACGCCGCCGGGTGCGGCAGCGTGGCCGTGGCGCACGCCGAGGTCAACATGGTGGAGGAAGAGCAGCTGTTGTCGATGAATGAGCCTGGAGCCGCGttctc